A DNA window from Arachis duranensis cultivar V14167 chromosome 3, aradu.V14167.gnm2.J7QH, whole genome shotgun sequence contains the following coding sequences:
- the LOC107481109 gene encoding uncharacterized protein LOC107481109: MAELLAAMQNDGDRKIDSKRTNAEQHEEHQSESNAKTAETPPKSGRRRANPFSEEIMSYKMPQNFTLPMTLTPYKGIGDPKVHVTKFESMMFLNSDCDPILCRSFSTFLDGATLLWFSNLPAGSITSFDEFAKMFINHFAASKIYVRDSDYLSTIKQGPHESLKDYMTRFTTAAMEIPDLNPEVQLHTIKSGLRPGKFPKAIVVAKPKTLEEFRDKATGQIEIEKLRETQRSKKLPSRKDDDKPSRLIKPPVKAGTYQDQKYIDKGKYCAFHQKFGHTTDECVAAKDLLERLVRQGLLDKYIGSKSHKETADASKPKYSSD, encoded by the exons ATGGCCGAGCTATTAGCAGCCATGCAAAACGATGGAGATCGAAAGATTGATAGCAAAAGGACAAACGCTGAACAACATGAGGAGCATCAGTCAGAGTCCAACGCTAAGACGGCAGAAACTCCACCCAAGTCCGGGAGACGCCGAGCTAACCCATTCTCTGAGGAGATAATGAGTTATAAAATGCCACAGAATTTTACACTCCCGATGACCTTAACGCCGTACAAGGGGATCGGAGACCCAAAAGTTCATGTCACCAAATTTGAATCCATGATGTTTCTGAACAGTGACTGCGACCCTATTTTATGCCGatctttttctactttcctagATGGAGCTACTTTACTATGGTTTTCTAATTTGCCTGCAGGATCTATAACCAGCTTCGACGAATTCGCCAAGATGTTTATCAATCATTTTGCAGCATCAAAAATTTATGTGAGAGACTCGGATTATCTCAGCACAATCAAGCAAGGCCCACATGAAAGCCTCAAGGATTACATGACGCGATTCACCACGGCGGCCATGGAAATCCCTGACTTAAACCCAGAAGTGCAGTTGCATACTATCAAAAGTGGCCTACGACCAGGAAAATTCCCGAAAGCCATAGTTGTGGCCAAACCGAAAACGTTAGAAGAATTCCGAGATAAGGCCACGGGACAGATCGAGATAGAGAAATTGCGGGAAACACAGAGGAGTAAAAAACTGCCATCACGAAAAGATGATGACAAGCCGAGCAG ACTCATAAAGCCACCAGTAAAAGCAGGAACGTATCAAGATCAAAAGTACATAGACAAAGGAAAGTATTGTGCATTCCACCAGAAATTCGGTCACACCACGGACGAGTGTGTAGCAGCCAAGGACCTATTGGAAAGACTGGTAAGACAAGGACTGCTAGACAAGTACATCGGTTCAAAGAGCCACAAGGAAACAGCTGACGCGAGTAAACCGAAGTATAGCTCAGACTGA
- the LOC107481259 gene encoding uncharacterized protein LOC107481259 isoform X2, which produces MGAGDYYKVLKVNRHATEEELKKAYKRLAMKWHPDRNHHQEVKNKEEAEAKFKQISEAYDVLSDPKKRQIYDFYGHYPLNSMKVNKKEQDYDGRNNNVKEEKAGVVVETKLVCTLEELYKGCRKKLKISRNVVDELGKLKCVEETLKIDIKPGWKKGTKITFPGKGNQEQGGSQPSDLVFVVDEKPHAVFKRDGNDLVITQKILLVEALSGKTLNLTTLDGREIAIEVTDVVKPRHVMVVPNEGMPISKEPGKKGSLRIKFDVMFPSRLSTHQKHELKKIMRKDYKLSS; this is translated from the exons ATGGGTGCAGGGGACTACTACAAGGTTCTGAAGGTGAATCGTCACGCCACGGAAGAGGAGCTTAAGAAAGCATACAAGAGGCTTGCAATGAAGTGGCATCCAGATAGGAACCACCATCAAGAAGtgaagaacaaggaagaagctGAAGCAAAGTTCAAGCAGATATCTGAGGCCTATGATGTCTTGAGTGACCCCAAAAAGCGCCAGATCTATGATTTCTATGGCCACTACCCTCTCAATTCCATGAAGGTTAACAAAAAGGAACAAGACTATGATGGTAGAAATAATAATGTGAAGGAGGAGAAAGCAGGGGTGGTGGTTGAGACCAAACTTGTGTGCACCCTTGAGGAGCTTTACAAAGGTTGTAGGAAGAAGTTGAAGATCTCAAGAAATGTTGTTGATGAACTCGG CAAGTTGAAGTGTGTGGAAGAAACCTTGAAGATAGACATTAAACCAGGTTGGAAAAAAGGAACAAAGATAACATTCCCTGGAAAAGGAAACCAAGAACAAGGAGGGTCTCAACCTTCTGATCTAGTCTTTGTAGTGGATGAGAAACCACATGCTGTGTTCAAGAGAGATGGAAATGACTTGGTGATCACACAGAAGATCTTGCTTGTGGAGGCACTCTCAGGGAAGACACTCAACTTGACAACCTTGGACGGAAGAGAAATCGCCATCGAAGTGACCGATGTTGTGAAACCGAGGCATGTTATGGTGGTCCCAAATGAAGGGATGCCAATTTCTAAAGAACCAGGGAAGAAAGGATCCTTGAGAATCAAGTTTGATGTTATGTTCCCTTCAAGGCTTTCCACACATCAGAAGCATGAGCTTAAGAAGATTATGAGAAAGGATTATAAACTGTCATCATGa
- the LOC107481259 gene encoding uncharacterized protein LOC107481259 isoform X1, which produces MGAGDYYKVLKVNRHATEEELKKAYKRLAMKWHPDRNHHQEVKNKEEAEAKFKQISEAYDVLSDPKKRQIYDFYGHYPLNSMKVNKKEQDYDGRNNNVKEEKAGVVVETKLVCTLEELYKGCRKKLKISRNVVDELGSKLKCVEETLKIDIKPGWKKGTKITFPGKGNQEQGGSQPSDLVFVVDEKPHAVFKRDGNDLVITQKILLVEALSGKTLNLTTLDGREIAIEVTDVVKPRHVMVVPNEGMPISKEPGKKGSLRIKFDVMFPSRLSTHQKHELKKIMRKDYKLSS; this is translated from the exons ATGGGTGCAGGGGACTACTACAAGGTTCTGAAGGTGAATCGTCACGCCACGGAAGAGGAGCTTAAGAAAGCATACAAGAGGCTTGCAATGAAGTGGCATCCAGATAGGAACCACCATCAAGAAGtgaagaacaaggaagaagctGAAGCAAAGTTCAAGCAGATATCTGAGGCCTATGATGTCTTGAGTGACCCCAAAAAGCGCCAGATCTATGATTTCTATGGCCACTACCCTCTCAATTCCATGAAGGTTAACAAAAAGGAACAAGACTATGATGGTAGAAATAATAATGTGAAGGAGGAGAAAGCAGGGGTGGTGGTTGAGACCAAACTTGTGTGCACCCTTGAGGAGCTTTACAAAGGTTGTAGGAAGAAGTTGAAGATCTCAAGAAATGTTGTTGATGAACTCGG CAGCAAGTTGAAGTGTGTGGAAGAAACCTTGAAGATAGACATTAAACCAGGTTGGAAAAAAGGAACAAAGATAACATTCCCTGGAAAAGGAAACCAAGAACAAGGAGGGTCTCAACCTTCTGATCTAGTCTTTGTAGTGGATGAGAAACCACATGCTGTGTTCAAGAGAGATGGAAATGACTTGGTGATCACACAGAAGATCTTGCTTGTGGAGGCACTCTCAGGGAAGACACTCAACTTGACAACCTTGGACGGAAGAGAAATCGCCATCGAAGTGACCGATGTTGTGAAACCGAGGCATGTTATGGTGGTCCCAAATGAAGGGATGCCAATTTCTAAAGAACCAGGGAAGAAAGGATCCTTGAGAATCAAGTTTGATGTTATGTTCCCTTCAAGGCTTTCCACACATCAGAAGCATGAGCTTAAGAAGATTATGAGAAAGGATTATAAACTGTCATCATGa
- the LOC107481108 gene encoding uncharacterized protein LOC107481108, which produces MASGSSRSFRSRESAQKRRILCGHGERPVLRVSGTKENSGRRFWGCVYYEVNDECQFFRWTDPEVGSEDLHVARLKRKVVALKADVKAFEWKLKVACVFGMVGWVGCNLAMKVEVVGMKFD; this is translated from the exons ATGGCGTCGGGGAGTTCAAGGTCATTTCGGAGCAGGGAGTCTGCGCAGAAGAGGAGGATTCTTTGTGGGCATGGAGAGAGACCAGTGTTGCGAGTTTCCGGAACCAAAGAAAACTCAGGTCGCCGATTCTGGGGCTGCGTCTACTATGAG GTTAATGATGAATGTCAGTTTTTTCGTTGGACAGATCCAGAAGTTGGAAGCGAAGATCTGCATGTTGCAAGGTTGAAGAGGAAAGTCGTAGCCCTGAAGGCAGACGTGAAGGCATTTGAGTGGAAGTTGAAGGTTGCTTGTGTGTTCGGCATGGTTGGCTGGGTTGGTTGT AATTTGGCAATGAAGGTAGAAGTGGTTGGGATGAAATTTGACTGA
- the LOC107481170 gene encoding thioredoxin H2: MGANYSNLEYVQRAPKPLSSVATSRILTFHSSAKWKAHFDASKQTNKLMVIDFTATWCGPCKYMDPIFKDFSAKYTEVEFIKLDVDELMGVAQEFQVQAMPTFVLVKKGKIVDKVVGARKEELQKLIEKHRK, encoded by the exons ATGGGAGCCAACTATTCAAATTTGGAATATGTTCAAAGAGCACCAAAGCCATTATCATCAGTAGCTACTTCTCGAATCCTCACCTTTCATTCCTCTGCTAAATGGAAGGCTCACTTTGATGCTTCCAAACAAACAAATAAGCTG ATGGTGATTGACTTCACGGCAACATGGTGTGGACCTTGCAAATACATGGACCCAATTTTCAAAGATTTTTCTGCCAAATACACAGAGGTTGAGTTCATTAAACTTGATGTGGATGAGTTAATG GGAGTGGCCCAAGAATTCCAGGTGCAGGCAATGCCAACATTCGTATTAGTTAAGAAAGGAAAAATTGTTGATAAGGTGGTTGGTGCAAGAAAGGAGGAGTTGCAGAAGCTTATTGAGAAACACAGGAAATGA